In Schistocerca nitens isolate TAMUIC-IGC-003100 chromosome 10, iqSchNite1.1, whole genome shotgun sequence, a single window of DNA contains:
- the LOC126209999 gene encoding speckle-type POZ protein-like, producing the protein MVLQNNSDGLHLTFLLTKSGSEEPLRAQLKADEILPSGEKREVFPRSWYNLKQGEKTKILLIRKPDATKDDDNSADEITLQCEIGMQCIVQDELAVVDAAEPHASIVRGLGEMLQKEVLTDFELHAGGTVLKAHRALLSVRSPYFAAMLQPHTKEAQEGFVKVSDVKSEVLKQVLLYVYTGVAPALREMPWDLLIAADKYQLQHLKRQCEAHIASCLSVDNAAETAANASLFSCDILWDRAVLFIKRNLYQVMRTPGWTETISTHPEAIQRISEQMA; encoded by the coding sequence ATGGTCCTTCAAAACAACTCCGATGGACTTCACCTGACTTTCTTGCTGACAAAGAGCGGCTCGGAAGAGCCTTTGAGAGCGCAGCTGAAAGCCGACGAGATTCTCCCATCAGGCGAGAAACGAGAAGTATTCCCACGCTCATGGTACAATTTGAAGcaaggagaaaaaacaaaaattctcctCATCAGGAAACCAGACGCAACCAAAGACGACGACAACAGCGCGGACGAGATAACACTGCAGTGCGAAATCGGCATGCAGTGCATTGTCCAGGACGAGTTGGCTGTAGTAGATGCTGCAGAACCACACGCTAGTATAGTGAGGGGCCTGGGCGAGATGCTGCAAAAAGAAGTCCTCACGGACTTCGAGCTACACGCAGGAGGCACGGTTCTGAAGGCACACAGGGCCTTACTGTCCGTGCGGAGTCCTTACTTTGCTGCCATGCTGCAGCCGCACACGAAGGAGGCACAGGAAGGCTTCGTGAAAGTCTCGGACGTGAAGTCGGAAGTGCTGAAGCAGGTTCTGCTGTACGTGTACACCGGTGTGGCGCCGGCCCTGAGGGAGATGCCGTGGGACCTGCTGATAGCCGCCGACAAGTACCAGCTGCAACACCTGAAGCGCCAGTGCGAGGCCCACATCGCCAGCTGCCTCAGTGTGGACAACGCCGCAGAAACTGCAGCCAACGCCTCGCTTTTCTCCTGCGACATTCTGTGGGACCGTGCGGTCCTTTTCATCAAGCGCAACCTCTACCAGGTGATGCGCACCCCTGGATGGACTGAGACCATATCCACGCACCCGGAAGCCATACAGCGTATCAGCGAGCAAATGGCATGA